ACTGCGGCCGGCCTCGTCGTGCACCAGACCCACGAAGTACTTCACCTCGTTGGCGTAGCGCGCGCCGTCGTTCTCGCCGCCGTCGCCCTCGCTCGCGCTCAGCACCGCCTGGAAGCGGTCGATCGCGTCGTCGTAGCGATTGGCCTCGTAGTAGAAGAGACCGAGCCGGAACTGCGCCGCGGCGAGCTCCGGGTGCTCGTCGACCAGCTCCTCGAGCGCGGCGATCGCGTGCTTGCGGTCCTTCTGGTCCTCGTAGATCTGCGCGATGCGCATCAGCGCCGCGGGGTCACCGGGCGCGACCGCGAGCTTCTCGCGCAGAATCGCGATCTCGCCCTTGGCGTCCTTGCTCTGGCGCTTGAGGCGCGCGATCGCGTCGAACAGCGCGGCCTGGTCGGGCTCGACCTTGAGACCCTTGCGGTAGGCGCGCTCGGCCTCGACCGGCTTGTCGTCGCGCTCGTACGCGGCGCCCAGCGCGAGATAGCCGCGCACGTCGTCGGGGTCCTTCTGGATCATGCGCTGCGCGATGCGCATGGCCTGATCGTTCTTGTCGAGGTTCAGGTACAGCGTGAAGAGCGTGTACATGCCCTCGTCGCTGAGCGTGCCCTTGTCCGCCAGCGGCTCGAGCAGCTCGATCGCGCGATCGTAGTTGCGCATGCGCGCGTGCAGGCCCGCGAGCCCGACGCGCAGGTCCTCGTCGTCGGGCTGGAGCGCGAGCGCGCGCTCCGCGTAGTCGAGCGCGCGCGCCGGCTCGCCGGCGGCCATCCACACCTGTGCCAGCGCGCGCTGCAGCTCGGCCGACTGCGGGTCGAGGCGAGCGGCGCGCTCGTAGGCCTCGGCCGCCTCGAGATAGCGGCGGTCGAGCTCGAGCGCGCGGCCGCGCATGAACTCGGCGCCGGCCTCCGCCTCGGGCGAGACCGGAGTCACGTGGGTTTCGGGCTGGTCGATCAGGATCGGCGAGCCGGTGTCGCCGCCGGGCCACGTGGCGCAGGACGCCGCCGCCAGGGCGAGCAGCGAGATCAGGGCCGTGCGCGCGGTGTGATCGACTCGGATGACCGAAATCCTTCGAGAAGACGGCAGCCTAGCAGTGACATGACGCACCGGCAATCGGCCGTTTCAGGTCTTATCGGCCGCGCGCGCCGCGGGGATCAGTCCGCGCGCCTCGAGCGCGGCCAGGAGCGCATGCACGCTCTCCGCGAGCGGCTGCGTGCCGGTCGCGACGCGCAGCTCGGGGGCGTCGGGCGGCTCGTAGGGCGCCGAAATGCCGGTGAACTCGGCGATCGCGCCCGCGCGCGCCTTCCGGTAGAGACCCTTGGGGTCGCGGCGCTCGCAGATCTCGAGCGGGCAGTCGACGAACACCTCGAGGAACTCGCCCGGCGGGAGCGCGGCGCGCACGCGCGCGCGGTCGTCGCGGTAGGGCGAGATGAACGCGGTGAGCACCAGCACCCCGGCGTCGTTCATGAGCTTCGCCACCTCTCCCACCCGGCGGATGTTCTCGACCCGGTCCTCGGGCGAGAAGCCGAGGTCGGCGCACAGGCCGTCGCGGACGTTGTCGCCGTCGAGCACGTAGGCGAGCACGCCGCGCGACACCAGCTCTTGCTCGAGCGCGCGCGCCAGGGTCGATTTGCCCGAGCCCGAGAGACCCGTGAGCCAGAGCGTCACCGAACGGTGTCGCAGGAGCGCCGCCCGGTCGGCGCGCGAGACGTGACTCGGGCTCGGCGTCAGGTTGTCGCTCTTGGGCGGCATGGGGGGCGCAAGATACGCGAGCGCGAGACGCAGCGCCCGCAGCGGCAGCTCGGCCAGCCGCGCCTGCTCGGGCGCGAGCGCGAGCGCCGCGGCGAGCGCATCGGCCGTGAGTGCCAGGGCCGCGTCGCGGCCGCGTCCCGCGAGCTGCTCCACGGCCGCGCTCGCGACCGCGATCGTGACCGGACAGCCGAAGGCCTGGAAGCGCACGTCGGCGAGCCGCGCGTGCTCGAGGCGCACGTGCAGGCGCACGCGCTGGCCGCCCTGCGCGTCGCGCGCCTCGCCGCACGCCACCCCGGGCGCTCCGGGAGTGAGTCGTCCGGCGCCGACCGGCGCGCGGAAGTGCGCCAGCACGGCGTCGGAGTACTCGCTCACGTGCGCGCCGCGCGCCGCGCCCCGCGCTGCAGGTCGTCCCAGACCGGGGACAGCGCGCGCAGCCGGCGCACGGCCGCGATCACGAGCTCCGCCGCGCGGTCGATTTCGTCTGCGCGGGTCGCGCGCCCGAGACCGAAGCGCAGCGCGGAGAGCGCGCGCGGTCCGTCGGCGCCCAGCGCGCGCAACACGTGCGAGGCCTCGCGCTTGGCCGAGGTGCAGGCCGAGCCGGTCGAGAGCGCGAGCTCGGGCAGCGCGGCGAGCAGCGCCTCGCCTTCCGCGCCGAGGAACGAGACGTTCAGATTCCCGGCCAGGCGCGGCTCGGCCGCGCCGTTCCGGACGATCGCCGGCAGGCCGGCTTCGAGCCGGGCCCACAGCCGGTCGCGCAGGCCCGCGATCCGGCGCGCGTCGTCGTCGCGCGAGGCGCGCGCGAGCTCGGCCGCCCGGCCGAAGCCGACACACAGCGCCACCGGCAGCGTGCCGCTGCGCAGGCCGCGCTCGTGACCGCCGCCGTGCAGGATCGGCTCGAGCCGGGCCGGCGGCGGGCGACGGCGCAGCACGAGCGCCCCGATGCCCTTGGGCCCGTAGAGCTTGTGCGCGGAGAGCGAGAGGAAGTCGACACCGAGCCGGGTCAGGTCGAGCGCCACGGTCGCGGGTGACTGCGCCGCGTCGCAGTGGAACGCCGCGCCCGCCTCGGCCGCCACGCGCGCGAGCTCGGCGATCGGCTGAATCACTCCGATCTCGTTGTTGGCGTGCATGACCGAGACCAGAGCCGCGGGCTCGCGCAGCGCCGCGCGCAGCGCGCCGGGGTCGAGCAATCCCCCGGCGTCGACCGGCAGGAGCGCGCTCGCGAAGCCCTCGCGCTCGAGCGCGGCCACGGGGTCGAGCGCCGCGCGGTGCTCGGTCCGGCAAGTCACCAGGCGCGCCGCAGCTCCGGCCCGGCGCGCCGCGCGGGCTCCGCCCAGGAGCGCCAGGTTGTTGGCCTCGGTGGCGCCCGAGGTGAAGATCACGTCGCGCGCGTCGGCGCCCACGAGCGCCGCGACCTGCGCGCGCGCGCGCTCCACGGCTTCGGCGGCGCGCCAGCCGAAGGCGTGCGTGCGGCTGGCAGCGTTCCCGAACTCCTCGCCCAGGTACGGCAGCATGGCCTCGACGACGCGCGGATCGGTCGGCGTCGTGGCGTGGTGATCGAGATAGATCGGCGGCTGCACCGGTACACTCTGCGCCCTCGGCCCGCGCGTCGCCAGCGAGCCGCGGGAGGTGCCTTGCGGATCGCGTCACTCGCCGCGCTCGCCCTCTGCGCCGCCGCGCTCGCGGCTCCGGCGCGCGCCGGCGACGAGCCCGACGCCGCGCAGCTGGCCGCGCTCGCCCGCCAGCGCAACTTCGGCACGACCGCGGTCGAGGTCTGGAAGAGCGACTGGCAGGGCCAGGAGCTGTCCTACGGCGTGGCGCGGCGCTGGGTCTCGGGCAAGGCCGAGGTATTCGTGCGCGTGTTCGAGCCGCACAAGTACGAGCCGCTCGCGTTCCTGATTCGCGAGCGCGAGGACGGCGCGCCGGGCATCGAGTACTTCCGCTCACCCAAGCTGTTCGGGGTCGACCGGCGCACGGGTCGAACGCTCGACGTGGTGCTGGCGAGCCCGATCGAGCGCCTGCCCTTCGCGCCCGGCCTGCCGGCGCTGGCCGATCTGTGGCCCCAGCGCGCCTCGGACTTCGCGCTCGCGCGCCTTGCAGACCGCGCGTCCGACGGCAGGCCCTGCCGCGTGCTCGAAGAGAGGCTGCGCGCCGGCGCCGGCGACTACGACCGCGTGCTGACCTTCCTGGCGCGGGATTCCGGCCTGGCGCTCGAGACACAGTATCTGCGAGGCGAGCACCTGGTGAGGCGAGTCACCGTTTCGGCGGGCGACGTCGAGGGCGCGGGCGAGAGCGCCGTGATCCGGCGGCGCACGATCGAGCGCCCCGGCGAAGCGGACCAGGTCGTGACGCTTCTAAATTTCAATCTCGACCCGGTCCTTCCCGATCAGCTCTTCACGAGCTCGAACCTTCGGGCCGGGCGGTTCCCCTCCTACTAGCGCTCCGCGCGACGACGGACGGTGCCGCCGAAACGGGTGCGGCATGCGCTGGAAGTCATTCGCCTTGGTGCTGGCGTTCTCGCCCTTCCTGGTCGGCTTCGACGGACCGGACGCGCGCGAGGCGCTCGACGCCGCGCTACGGAATCTGTATCAGCCCGACGTGCTGGTGGCGGTGGAGCTGTCGATCGACGAAGGCCTGCCCGACGCCGAGGGAGTCACTTTCGCGTACGGCCGCAAGACCAAGGGCGGCGAGACCCGCACGCTGGTGTACGACGGCGACGGGCGGCGCGACTCGGCGCGCGTGCTGTTGTTCCAGAAGCCCGGCGAGTCCGACCGCGCCTTCACCTCGGTCGGCACGCGCGGCCAGGTGCGGCCGGTGAGCATGGGCCGCTACCGCGCGTCGCTCTTCGGCAGTGACTTCAACTATGCCGACTTCCGCGCGCGGCGCGCCGACGACTACCGCATCGAGGTGCTGGGCGAGGACCGCATCGACGGCGAGGACTGCCGCGTCTTGCGCCTGCGCCCGCTCGACGGCCCGTACACGATGCTCCTGGCCTGGGTCTCGCAGGACCGGCCCGTCATCGTGCGCACCGATTACTTCGACGACGCCGGCCTGTGGAAGCGCTACGAGGCGCGCATCGACCGCATCGAGAAGAACATCGAGTGGTGGATCCCGATGGAGGACGAGATGACCGACCTCCGCACCGGCCGCCACACCGTGCGCCGCGTGCGCAACGTGGTCGTGGGCGCAGAAGTGCCCGACGAGGCGTTCACGCTCACGCAGCTCGCGCGCGGGCGGATGCCGAACTTCTGAGAGCTCGGCGCCCTACGCTCCGAAGCTCTGCCCGCAGCCGCAGGTCGACGTGGCGTTGGGGTTCTCGATCTTGAAGCCCGAGCCGTTCAGGTCGTCGACGTAGTCGATCTTGGTGCCGAGCAGGTAGACGGCGCTCTTCGAGTCGACCACGACCGGGACGCCGTGCGCTTCGCTCTTCTGGTCCCAGTCGCCGACCTTGTCGTCGAACATGAGCTGGTACTGCAGACCGCTGCAGCCGCCGCCCACGACCTTGAGCCGCAGCGCGTAGCCCGCCCGCCCGTCGCGCTCGATCAGCTGCCGGACCTTCGAAGCCGCCGCTTCCGTGAGAGAAACAACCGACATGGTGCGCTTAGTCTAGGCAGCCGCGGCCACTTGGCAAATCAGCGCCCGGCGGCCTCGGGTTCTCCCGCGCGCAAGAGCAGGAGGAAGACCTCGCGGTTTCCCTTGGGTCCCGCCAGCACGCTCTCGGCCTCGCCCAGGGTCGAAAAGCCCAGCGCCTCGGCCGCCTCGCGCACCTGGCGCACGGCGCGCGCCCGCAGCTCCGGATCGCGCACGATGCCCTTGGGCGCGGCCTTCCGCTCGAGCTCGAACTGGGGCTTCACCAGCGCGAGCAGCCGTCCGCCCGGGCGCACGAGCTCGCGGAGCTTCGGCAGCACCGTGCGCAACGAGATGAACGACACGTCCGCGGTCACCAGGTCGTAGGGCGCGCGCTCGCCGGGCACGAAGTGGCGCACGTTGGTGCGCTCCAGTGACTCGACGCGCGGGTCGGCGCGCAGCCTGGTGTCGAGCTGGCCGCGGCCGACGTCGAGCGCGAACACGTGCACGGCCCCCCGCTGCAGGAGACAGTCGGTGAAGCCGCCGGTCGACGCGCCCACGTCGGCGCAGCGCAGGCCCGCGGGATCGACGCCGAGCGCGTCGAGCGCGCCCGCGAGCTTCTCGCCGCCGCGCGACACGTAGCGGCTGCGCGCGCGCAGCACGAGCTGGGCGTCGGCGGGAATCTGTGTGCCCGCCTTGTCGAGCACCACGCCGTCGAGCTCGACCTCGCCCGCCAGGATGCGCGCCTGCGCGCGCGCGCGCGTGGTCTCGAGCCCGAGCTCGACGACGCGCTGATCGAGGCGGACCTTCGGGCGAGCCACTGTGCGGCGCGAGCCGGCCGGAGTGACTAGCGCGCGAGCAGCGCGCGCACGGCGCGCTCGATGCCTTCCGCGTCGAGGCCGATCGCCGCGCGCCACTCGTCCTGCGAGCCGTGCTCCACGATCTCGTCGGGCACGCCGAGCGCGCGCACCGGCACCGAGATGCCCTGCGCGGCCAGGCAGGCCAGCACCGCGTCGGCGAACCCGCCCTGACTGGCGTGCTCCTCCACGATCACCAGCGCGTGGCAGCGGCGCGCGAGCTCCGCGAGCCAACGGCCGTCGACGGGCTTGGCGAAGCGCGCGTTCAGCACCGCCGCGGAGATGCCGTGCTCGGCGAGTCGCTGCGCCGCCTCCTGCGCGGCCGCCACCGAGTGACCCAGCGCGACGATCGCGGCGTCGCTGCCGTCGCGCAGCAGCTCGGCCTCGCCGATCTTGAGCGGCTTGATGTCGGCGTCGAGCGGCACGCCGAGCGCAGAGCCGCGCGGGAAGCGCAGCGCCGCGGGGCCGGGGTACTCGATCGCCGTCTTCAGCATCTGGCGCAGCTCGTTCTCGTCCTTGGGCGCCATCACCACCATGTTCGGCAGCGCGCGCAGATAGGCAATGTCGTACAGGCCCTGGTGAGTCGCGCCATCGGCGCCGACCAGGCCCGCGCGGTCGAGCGCGAAGGTCACGTCGAGGTTCTGCACGCACACGTCGTGCACGATCTGGTCGTACGCGCGCTGCAGGAAGGTCGAGTAGATCGCGCACACGGGCTTCAGGCCCTCGGTCGCGAGCCCGGCCGCGAACGTGACCGCGTGCTGCTCGGCGATGCCCACGTCGTAGAAGCGGTCCGGGAAGGCCTGCTCGAACTTGTCCAGGCCCGTGCCGCCCGCCATTGCCGCGGTGATGCCCACGATGCGCGGGTCGGTCTTCGCCAGCGCGATCAGCGCATCGGCGAAGGCGCCGGTCCACGACGGCTTGCCGCCGGGTGACTTCTTCATCGCGCCCGACGAGACCTCGAACTGCTCGACGCCGTGATACTTCACGGGGTCGGCTTGCGAGTACTCGTAGCCGTAGCCCTTCTCGGTGCGGCAGTGCACGAGCACGGGGTGCT
This sequence is a window from Myxococcota bacterium. Protein-coding genes within it:
- a CDS encoding TlyA family RNA methyltransferase — protein: MARPKVRLDQRVVELGLETTRARAQARILAGEVELDGVVLDKAGTQIPADAQLVLRARSRYVSRGGEKLAGALDALGVDPAGLRCADVGASTGGFTDCLLQRGAVHVFALDVGRGQLDTRLRADPRVESLERTNVRHFVPGERAPYDLVTADVSFISLRTVLPKLRELVRPGGRLLALVKPQFELERKAAPKGIVRDPELRARAVRQVREAAEALGFSTLGEAESVLAGPKGNREVFLLLLRAGEPEAAGR
- a CDS encoding aminotransferase class V-fold PLP-dependent enzyme, whose product is MQPPIYLDHHATTPTDPRVVEAMLPYLGEEFGNAASRTHAFGWRAAEAVERARAQVAALVGADARDVIFTSGATEANNLALLGGARAARRAGAAARLVTCRTEHRAALDPVAALEREGFASALLPVDAGGLLDPGALRAALREPAALVSVMHANNEIGVIQPIAELARVAAEAGAAFHCDAAQSPATVALDLTRLGVDFLSLSAHKLYGPKGIGALVLRRRPPPARLEPILHGGGHERGLRSGTLPVALCVGFGRAAELARASRDDDARRIAGLRDRLWARLEAGLPAIVRNGAAEPRLAGNLNVSFLGAEGEALLAALPELALSTGSACTSAKREASHVLRALGADGPRALSALRFGLGRATRADEIDRAAELVIAAVRRLRALSPVWDDLQRGARRAART
- the cysC gene encoding adenylyl-sulfate kinase, whose amino-acid sequence is MPPKSDNLTPSPSHVSRADRAALLRHRSVTLWLTGLSGSGKSTLARALEQELVSRGVLAYVLDGDNVRDGLCADLGFSPEDRVENIRRVGEVAKLMNDAGVLVLTAFISPYRDDRARVRAALPPGEFLEVFVDCPLEICERRDPKGLYRKARAGAIAEFTGISAPYEPPDAPELRVATGTQPLAESVHALLAALEARGLIPAARAADKT
- the dxs gene encoding 1-deoxy-D-xylulose-5-phosphate synthase, with the translated sequence MSHILDEVRFPDDLRRLPEDRLPEVAAAVRGAIIDTISKTGGHLSAGLGAVELAVALHYVFETPRDKLIWDVGHQGYPHKMLTGRREQFASIGKKGGMGKFLRRHESPYDVFGAGHAGTSISAATGIAEAIRRRGGKEKVVAVIGDGALTAGMAYEGLNNAGYLKLSNLVVVLNDNEMSISPNVGALTSFLARRWSAPQTRRLKHAVKSFLESIPGAGDELVEMARRAEQSFKAFISPAQLFEGLGFNYIGPLDGHNVTELVEAFRNVRDIEDNEHPVLVHCRTEKGYGYEYSQADPVKYHGVEQFEVSSGAMKKSPGGKPSWTGAFADALIALAKTDPRIVGITAAMAGGTGLDKFEQAFPDRFYDVGIAEQHAVTFAAGLATEGLKPVCAIYSTFLQRAYDQIVHDVCVQNLDVTFALDRAGLVGADGATHQGLYDIAYLRALPNMVVMAPKDENELRQMLKTAIEYPGPAALRFPRGSALGVPLDADIKPLKIGEAELLRDGSDAAIVALGHSVAAAQEAAQRLAEHGISAAVLNARFAKPVDGRWLAELARRCHALVIVEEHASQGGFADAVLACLAAQGISVPVRALGVPDEIVEHGSQDEWRAAIGLDAEGIERAVRALLAR
- the erpA gene encoding iron-sulfur cluster insertion protein ErpA produces the protein MSVVSLTEAAASKVRQLIERDGRAGYALRLKVVGGGCSGLQYQLMFDDKVGDWDQKSEAHGVPVVVDSKSAVYLLGTKIDYVDDLNGSGFKIENPNATSTCGCGQSFGA
- a CDS encoding tetratricopeptide repeat protein, with the protein product MRHVTARLPSSRRISVIRVDHTARTALISLLALAAASCATWPGGDTGSPILIDQPETHVTPVSPEAEAGAEFMRGRALELDRRYLEAAEAYERAARLDPQSAELQRALAQVWMAAGEPARALDYAERALALQPDDEDLRVGLAGLHARMRNYDRAIELLEPLADKGTLSDEGMYTLFTLYLNLDKNDQAMRIAQRMIQKDPDDVRGYLALGAAYERDDKPVEAERAYRKGLKVEPDQAALFDAIARLKRQSKDAKGEIAILREKLAVAPGDPAALMRIAQIYEDQKDRKHAIAALEELVDEHPELAAAQFRLGLFYYEANRYDDAIDRFQAVLSASEGDGGENDGARYANEVKYFVGLVHDEAGRSDQALAELEQVPPSSPRFADARSLMARIYERHKDWDRAITELKRAIAAAPDKKSLQVYLAGLYQKKGDLQGAVALMQELIAASPQEADLYYDLGVIYGEANDRERCFEQMNKALELDPNHASALNYMGYSWAEKGERLDEAERMIRKAISIKPDDGYITDSLGWLYYQRGLRQLEAGQREQARSSFNAARSQLEHALSLLDKGDPVITWHLGDAYRSLARYDDALATYKRALTLSPEDDDAVKIRAQIESLQHQMGRAEQRKATH
- a CDS encoding outer membrane lipoprotein-sorting protein, with the translated sequence MRWKSFALVLAFSPFLVGFDGPDAREALDAALRNLYQPDVLVAVELSIDEGLPDAEGVTFAYGRKTKGGETRTLVYDGDGRRDSARVLLFQKPGESDRAFTSVGTRGQVRPVSMGRYRASLFGSDFNYADFRARRADDYRIEVLGEDRIDGEDCRVLRLRPLDGPYTMLLAWVSQDRPVIVRTDYFDDAGLWKRYEARIDRIEKNIEWWIPMEDEMTDLRTGRHTVRRVRNVVVGAEVPDEAFTLTQLARGRMPNF